Proteins from a genomic interval of Zingiber officinale cultivar Zhangliang chromosome 1B, Zo_v1.1, whole genome shotgun sequence:
- the LOC121979620 gene encoding uncharacterized protein LOC121979620 produces the protein MKTTGIPCSRTMFSLSSPATPLLIKSMASPKPANRVSATKKGSTVFPVGEPGPRQFNTANGSSPVKLLTNVEKLRLLTKAEKAGLLSAAENLGLSLSAVERLGLLSKAEDLGVLSAATDPATPGALLSLSLVLLALGPLCVYLLPEDYPWEVALQVAVALFCVLGGSAAFAASNFVSNLQKSN, from the exons ATGAAAACAACAGGAATTCCTTGCAGCAGAACAATGTTTTCACTCTCCTCTCCTGCGACTCCTCTCCTCATCAAGTCCATGGCCTCCCCTAAACCTGCCAACAGAGTTTCAGCAACCAAAAAG GGATCTACTGTGTTCCCAGTAGGAGAGCCTGGTCCAAGACAGTTCAACACTGCCAACGGCTCGTCCCCAGTGAAGCTGCTCACCAATGTGGAGAAGCTGAGACTGCTGACCAAGGCAGAGAAGGCAGGGCTCCTGTCTGCGGCAGAGAACCTCGGCCTCTCCCTCTCTGCAGTGGAGAGGCTCGGACTCCTCTCCAAGGCAGAGGACCTGGGGGTCCTCTCTGCAGCGACAGACCCGGCCACGCCCGGAGCTCTCCTCAGCTTGAGCCTAGTATTGCTTGCTCTGGGCCCTCTCTGCGTCTATCTCCTGCCTGAGGACTACCCCTGGGAAGTGGCGTTGCAGGTCGCGGTCGCTTTGTTCTGTGTGCTCGGTGGATCTGCAGCCTTCGCAGCGTCCAATTTCGTGTCGAATTTGCAGAAATCCAACTAA
- the LOC121969896 gene encoding 40S ribosomal protein S19-like — protein sequence MEKVVSKTLKDVSPHEFVKAYSAHLKRSGKMELPEWTDIVKTGRFKELAPYDSDWYYIRAASMARKIYLRQGIGVGGFQKIYGGRKRNGSCPPHFCKSSGAIARHILQQLQKMNIIEIDPKGGRKITSQGQRDLDQVAGRV from the exons ATGGAGAAGGTGGTGTCTAAGACCTTGAAGGACGTCTCGCCTCATGAGTTCGTCAAGGCATACTCGGCCCACCTCAAAAGATCTGGCAAG ATGGAGCTTCCTGAGTGGACGGATATTGTAAAAACTGGAAGGTTCAAGGAACTCGCTCCTTATGATTCAGATTGGTATTATATCAGAGCAG CTTCTATGGCTAGGAAAATTTATTTGAGGCAGGGCATTGGAGTAGGCGGCTTCCAGAAAATTTACGGAGGCCGGAAGAGGAATGGAAGTTGCCCGCCACATTTCTGCAAGAGTAGCGGTGCAATTGCTCGCCACATTCTGCAGCAGTTGCAGAAAATGAATATCATTGAGATTGATCCTAAAGG CGGACGGAAAATCACTTCACAGGGACAGCGTGATCTTGATCAAGTCGCTGGCCGTGTCTAG